In the genome of Populus alba chromosome 11, ASM523922v2, whole genome shotgun sequence, one region contains:
- the LOC118031604 gene encoding 14-3-3-like protein A has protein sequence MAATPSAREESVYMAKLAEQAERYEEMVEYMEKVSASLENEELTVEERNLLSVAYKNVIGARRASWRIISSIEQKEESRGNEDHVSVIRDYRAKIETELSSICDGILKLLDSRLIPTASAGDSKVFYLKMKGDYHRYLAEFKTGAERKEAAESTLTAYKAAQVFYFSFSDLTPGIYSALYHDTLGEESYKDSTLIMQLLRDNLTLWTSDMQDDGADEIKEAAPKPGDEQQ, from the exons ATGGCGGCCACACCATCAGCTCGCGAGGAAAGTGTTTACATGGCAAAACTCGCCGAGCAAGCCGAACGTTACGAAGAAATGGTGGAGTACATGGAGAAAGTCTCTGCCTCCCTCGAGAACGAGGAACTCACCGTGGAAGAGCGAAACCTCCTCTCCGTGGCTTACAAAAACGTGATCGGAGCTAGACGTGCTTCGTGGAGGATTATTTCCTCTATCGAGCAGAAAGAAGAGAGTCGTGGTAACGAAGATCATGTGTCTGTGATCCGTGACTACAGGGCCAAGATTGAGACCGAACTGTCTTCGATCTGTGACGGGATCTTGAAGTTGCTCGATTCGAGGTTGATTCCAACGGCCTCGGCTGGTGATTCGAAGGTGTTCTATTTGAAGATGAAGGGAGATTATCACAGGTACTTGGCCGAGTTTAAAACTGGTGCTGAAAGGAAAGAGGCTGCTGAGAGCACTCTCACTGCTTACAAAGCCGctcaggttttttatttttctttctcagaTCTTACGCCTgggattt ATTCTGCTTTGTATCATGATACGTTGGGTGAGGAGTCATACAAGGACAGCACTTTGATCATGCAACTCCTTCGTGACAATCTTACTCTTTGGACCTCTGACATGCAG GACGACGGTGCTGATGAGATTAAAGAAGCAGCACCCAAACCTGGTGATGAACAGCAGTGA